TTCTTATGACAGCAATAGTTTATTGAATCAGGATAAACATGGAATGTAAACACTCACcgaataatatgtttttgtaatGATGGTTTAGTGTAGTGTACTATGTGTTGTGTAATTTGCCAAATTGATATTGGCACAGCCAAGAGTACGAAGCCCCCAGCAACCAACGTTCCTTGATCAGATTTTGTAAATCCATTTTCTATAGCATGTACAATTAGTGTTGGCACTAATACAATTACCAATACTATATATGTCGCAATAAAGAAAGGCCTGATCCAAAGTCGCCACTGGCTAAAAAATGATCTCACTGGCTCCGTGCACATATTCGTTGATTACTATGgaatttttcacaaaaaatacctACACGGAAAGTCACTTTCATCTGATACTCTAAGCAAATCGTTACGCATGTGAATACACTTAATACATTAACATCAATTtagcaaaagaaaataattattaactataaccgaatattaattaatattactattcaTTAGATAATGAGTAGTATATGGAATTCCAAATTATTACAACAAAGTACACATttactaaacaaaaataattaaaaagtacataataataattattattaactaagtTTTGAATCACGATCTCGCAATTTTGTCATTTTCCTCAATCTAACAACTGTCGTATTATATGTCATTGTCATAAACTTATATGTCATTTACAAGGCTGATTGTTGTCGTTTTAAATTGAGTTTTGATACTTGATGTAACATGCTGGACAGATTATTGatgaaaattattgtaaattaagtggttttaattattcttaaataatattgctatgacatataaagataaatacataaaactgtCACAGTTTTAAAATTGCTGTGGTATCTCCATTTTATTTAGAATCGAGAGACGAGaacagaataataaataatgcaatacaATTACAAAAGGGATGTGATAGATTAAGATCTCAGTAAATTTCGGTATTAGTATTGTTGAGTATTACGtagtatataaatacatattttgttattttatttcgacCAACATTTCTAACAAAAACTCCAGCTATGGTCATTTAACTGCTCAAAACTAACTTTATACCTATCtatctagtttttttttttttaaaaggtctCTACTCAGCTATCGTCATTAGCTCAGACCTTCATTGTTCCCTTGGCCTTCGCTGGCCACTggtaatgtaaaaatatatgtgaattatacaaaaaaaaacagatggGAGACGTTTCCACTAGAAAtagttatatgtaaaatattataaagctcCTCCTAATCGATTTAATtcattaatgatatttaaatattgttaaatactctataattatattatctaaatcACTTACGAGAATTCCCGATGATAACTTGCGTAAAGCGTGCTAAAAAGTCACACTAACATTTTGTCTTGTGTATCAAATTCAAacctaataaattaatataatatgcaaTACAATACGTATTATACTAGTATCGTGAAGTAAATTTTTGCTGTTTTCGTACTTGGTTATCTGTAGACATGAAGAGTGTAGTGTAGGTATGTTAGCCGTAGGTATCTAGATTTATAGTTGGCCATTAGATAGTTCGACGGAATgggtttcataaaaataataaattagtaattttattgtaaataaaatattttctgtgattttaattaaaattaatgtataaattgttaataactAGAAGTGGAAGCCCACTTATTCGTGCATTTACAGTTATTCGCGTAACACGTATTTTGTGCATAGAGTTCAAGTATTGAATTAGGCCACATAGCgatctctccctaaaataccGCTGTTCTGGCTGTCGCGTGTCTACGTATTAAGACGGACTTGCAAGTAAGTGTATTAAAGTGATTAGTAAGtgcaaataaaactaaataacatggtttaaataaacatttaaatgtcGTGGATCGTGAATAGGAAAGATAGTGTTAGCAAATCATTTTATTCGTATGTTTTCGTAAATAGGTCACCTCGCCATTCTTCATGAAAAGGTTGCTAGGTGTATTCTCTCCATCAGATAGGAGTCTTACtcgtttttataattgtataaaggaacattttgaatataaatacgCCTTAGTTCTAGATAAGTGAGGCGGGAGAGTGATGATCAAAAGGCCGTGAACTAATGTGATGTCATCAAAAGGGGAAACAGAGGCCGATTCTGGCACGGTGTCGCCAAATACATTACCTGTTAAAAATGAACCGGTTAGTAAGTCCatgtaatacaaaaacatatccCAGTGTGCATAGTAAAAGTGGGACAGTTCACAGTTATTTAAGCTCAAGTGTTGATTTCATAGTGGACTGTTTTCCATCGAtttcatattatgtttatgttttacatAGCCAGCAAAAAAATGTGTCATCTTTTTGTTAGAATCTAAAAAGTTGGGAGTCCAACTTAtacttacataaaataatatcttaaatattattaactaaagataaggtaataaataaccttatttttttcatatttggaACCATCCTTAAAACAAAcccttgatatttttttaaagttaggtaagatttaattttatataactaagTTTAACAGCTGATCTAGCTGCTATtgtaaacatataatatttagcatgttttatacattaattagatgtaataatttactattattattttatcttttccCTATGAGGTCAATCTAGTTATCAAGGGAATTCATGGCCTTGAATTaacataatgtaaaaaattgtgCTATTAATGTGATATCTAGGACAAgttctgttttatatttttagttatttatcttgaattgaatttataatattaatttaacaggTACCACTATTATGATAGCCACTACACATATTGCCACAAGTACCACTATGAATATTTCTCACAGAGGATAGGatcgaaattattatttttcattttgtatttgttcGCATATTGCATAAAATTTTAAGCTAATCTCAGATGCACAGAATTTTGCtggctatatttaaaaaaaaatatttcatcttttattgtttgtttattttgccTTTGACAATCTCAGTAAAAagttctgtttttatttaaatatatatgtactatataGTAAAAGAAATACTGCATGTTTCACTTGATTAAAAACTTTAGGTAATACCTCGGAGACTAGAAGgaaaaatgcatttttcaGGTGGCGGCACCAAGTAAGGAGACTCCCAAACGaaataatagtacattattaaaatgtacaaCATGTAATAGCTTCAGTACACTAAGTACCCGGGCTCTAAACACACACATGGCTCAGTGCTCCCCAGATAACAATAATGTGGCCTCAGCTCAGAATAATGATGCCCGGCCGCACAGAAAACTCTTTGAGTGCGATGTGTGCAATATGAAATTCTCCAATGGCGCCAATATGCGTCGCCATAAAATGCGACATACTGGTGTCAAACCTTATGAATGCAGAGTCTGTCAGAAGCGATTCTTCAGGAAAGATCACTTAGCTGAGCATTTCACAACTCATACAAAAAGCTTGCCATATCATTGTCCAATTTGCAATCGGGGTTTCCAACGCCAGATCGCGATGCGCGCCCATTTCCAGAACGAACACGTAGGTCAGCATGACCTTGTCAAAACTTGCCCTCTATGTAGTTACCGCGCGCCCACTATGAAGAGTCTTCGAGTACACTTCTTTAACAGGTAACTttcatttttatgaattagttATATCATAACTAGGtgattttaagatttttataagaagCATGTACCTATTTGTGTCCTAAATAATATCTCTATTGTAGTTAAGCAACTAACTAGAGTAAAGTTTATGTAGTTACATAATTCCTGTATgaaaattatcataaatagTGTTTGACTATATATCTTCCttaatagattattatatatagcttATAATTTTGTACAAAATTTTCAGACACGGTATTGATCTCGACAACCCAGGCCCTGGGAATACCTCTGTTTCCCTTTTGGCTGCTGGAATCGCAAATGCAGCATATGGTGATGGTACAATGGACCCTAGTACACTAAATGCATTGGGTGCTCTTGGGTCCGGACTATCGGTATCAGTTGCGGCAGCTTATTCAGATAGTGGTGACAGCAACGGAGAGAGATCGGTTGACAATGCGACACCACCCATGCACTATTTGACCCCTCACGTTGAAATATCAATGGCAGAcaataatgaaacattttcCCCTGGACAGACTAGTCATATGGGCAATTCAGGTGATTATAACTTCATCGTACCTAGGTATAATCAATGCATAGTACATAATCATTAGTTTTTCCTTTTATCTTGTTTTcctttaaatgtaaaatattagtCTTTGTTCCGTATCTATGTGTTTTACCTAAACCTGTTTTGTAATAGCAGTTATAAAAAGGGGTTTTCCATAATTATCTAGgtcaaatgttaaaatatattgatgtaATTTGTagcttgatatatttttaaatatttttttgaagctAAGCTTTGATGTTGGATCTACCTGAATATATATGaagtttctttttaaatattatttatatagaaacaaATGGCTAACATAAagataaatcaaaatttaacaaaaaaatgtacGCTTTGTTCTTAAATCAAAGGTATACAATGGACTAGAAGATACTCTCTGTAACCATTTCAATTCCcaagatttttgtttaaggGGCTGCAATCTTATATCATACcttaaaaccttaaaaaaattattataaaaattatattacgttCAACCTTTATCAGAAATAGGCAATATGAAATAAGAGCATATACATTACTGTGGGAAAGTCCCAAACATTTATCTTTTGTTAAgctttataatgttaataatttcaGATGCCCGTGTGAATGGGGAAGGTCCCAGTTCACCCCAGTCAGGAGATAGCGCAGTGGCAAGTAGCTCACTCTCCGCAGGCCTGCCGACTAACATCACTCCATCAATCACACTTATACCTATTAAACAGGTCGGTATGATTATaaatgaaactaaaattacttttcgTGAGTTAATATCCTCATTGATTATTCTACAGTGAATTATAAAACATGATTGACTTTGTAATCGGAAAGGttcaacaataaaatataaatctatattaataaaaattaattgcaaaatatattgttaagcCCAGAACTTGAAGATGACtggagtattttttatatttatttattaaagtattagAAAAGTctttaatatcaaataaaagtaaataaattttcaagcatagacaatgtgtgggtaatatctgtaaaaagtatataattacagttgacgtaatcacaatatattatatatgggagcgttcaagtattacgtcacgcaatttttggagattattgacccccctcccccccatgtaatgcgccgtaacgtttttctgtacccaagtatagttaAACGTTTCGTTAACACCTAGTGactatacctaaaagttactatACCTAATATTTGAACGGCACCTAAGGCGAAACTAAGCTCGTGAGGGCACTATATgctatatgtaaataataataaattttactgataattacataaaaaatatcactcaatatttaaaataaaatatatataattaatacttcGTCGGATTTTTGctaaaaattgataaacacAGGACTGTCAACATTATTCAGAGAACTTGCCATTGGGCAAAGACCACAAGatatcaatataatatcttGTGGTCTTTGCCCATAGATAAgcttttttctaaatatttgtatatccAATACTATGTTCAAGTAATGGATGTCTATTGAAACAAGACTTTTGTTAAATGTCttgacaaaatataaattaaatgacataagTTTTAAGAAACTTTTGAAgagtttttacttaaaatatttgacaagatattaacaaaaataaagttatctaTTATAAGACCGCATAGTTTTACAGTTTGTCGAATGGTTATGTATGACATCCGTTGGTTGAATATTTGGACCGGGTGTACTAAATGTCTGAAATTGGGTGTTTGGGGTAATTTTAGGAGCCAAATGCGGAAGAGAATGCAGGTGAAGATGGGAATGGCGAAAAACGAGACGTTAAATCGAGTCTCAATTCCCTTATAAAGGTTTCGCCGCTCAAAAGCCTCCTTAGAGAAGACTTACGCCGTAGAATCTCAGCGCGTGGACGCTCGCGTGGCTCAAATGTTAGTATTAACGCCCGGTTCCAATATTTAACTAACGGATGTTTGGTATACTTGTATTTTGCGTATGTTTTATGGACATTCGTTGGTTGAATATAGGTATCGCATGcatgaaagatttttttaaagtttgttttttgttattttagttttaagcagtgtttttgagtttttgtaccACGTAACTTCAACATTAATTCTACGggtattgaatattgaatCGGTTTTTAGATCATATGGATTATCGTTAGATGACGTCATTATAGTTGCTTGGAACTCAAATGCttgtcaattattaaaaaaaatattgagttATTATTGATCGCAGTTGAGGTTAGGTGGTAAACTCAAACTGGTGGTtgctgtttttttaaagtttttaagaaCTGTCATTCTCTATCATTTTGGTACAAAAACCCAGCATTTAAATATTGACCTTAAGACCATTTCAATAAGGTTTACTTTTCATTAGCCGTAGCTAACAACCCATATAGCGACcacgattttaattttttttccttaccttatattttataaatgattgaGTCGACTAAAGTTCCTATATAGGTTGGGCAGACGATAAAGTACACTTGGGGGATGAGAATGTAAAGCAAAAGATGAAATGTTCGTCAATTGTCACTGGTCAACGGCAGCGTTAGCGCGTTGACACGTGTCATACGTCATATAACGTCCATTTGACAACTCAGACATTTCATTCGCCCTTTTGGAGCGGGATTAAAAGAACTGGCTAAGAGCGATTAGGCTGATGATCTTTGCCccacatttaattatttccttattttatattcttacaataacttaattatgaaacatatttcTTTAACTCAAGTAAATAGCATACGTTAAGGCCGATATACATTATCTTAGtatttaggagagtgctttagtatagtactttagttgaaacatgtaaacgctacttgctttagtacggttctacttgactttcaagttgaatcaaaatagaatcgctttttatttttgtttcaagtgatacccctccTGCGCCCGCGCAACCCCCGAGATCTTCCCTtgttgtgtgtaaacacgtaatttagtaaaatctttaggagagtgcacAAGTTccgtgaaacgcgtgcgtgttttttgatttttaaatatggctaaatggtcggaagatacaactatcaaatttgtgtctgaatatgttgttcacgaatgtttgtggaacattaaaaacaatttatacaaaaacaaacaggctaggcattcggcatacactgccttaaaagaagctattttatttattattcatatttagtttatttatttcgaataaaatctcgtcttctatttgttccataactacGTGTGTacgctgtaatgatactctactggaagaaacgttcactcgcaacgcacttaagcactaaagaacttgcctttcaacttgtactaaaatactctcctaaacactaagataatgtaaatcggcccttagACAAAGCTCTGACCAGGCTGTCTTTAGGAAATCTTTCCAGCTTCGTTtaagcaattttatttttttattaaaatttaataaaatgattacagGCTCGTGCATCACCAAGCGAAGGCGGCGTGATAACGTCCACTCACGGCGACGCCCTTCTACCATCTTCCCTTGTCTGCACATTCTGCTCTATCACATTCCCTGATTCGACTCTATATTTCCTTCACAAGGGTTGCCATTGCGACTCAAATCCATGGAAATGCAACATTTGCGGCGAACAATGCTGCAATGTTTACGAATTCAACTCGCATCTACTGTCCAAAAGCCACCAATGACTGTTTGCTGGGGGGACGCAATGATATAAGCACTACACGTGAGCGATTCGAAGGTATTTATCTCTCTATCTAGGAAGATCTTCGAACTGCTGATACGTCCCCCCGAAGCTGAAGTGGAAGCTGGTATggtactttaaatatttctctCATATGGTTAACTTTCATGCGTGGAAAGGAATGCGGTTTTTAAaatgttccaaattcaaattgaaTGTTTTGTCTTGTTATGAATGGATAAGAAAGGGACAGCAGTATCGGAAACTAATGTTTACTTTGAGTGCAatgttccaaatttaaatttattgtaatgtaGTATTGGATGTTATGAATGGAAATTAGTATGCTTTGATTGGCAATgttccaaatttaatttattattttgatgtaGGACGGTAATACTAGTTCGGTGGAAATGTGCACTATAGATTGTACTGTATTTGTTACCATAGtgaaattatttctatataaatggTAAACACGGTATTATCTTTAGTGCATGACTTATAATAAGGTCAGATATCGTTCAAACTTGTtccaaattgtttttgttacatCTGTcttgctttttttaaattagtatgAAGAAGACGGGAATAGAATATGGACGCTTTTTTTTaggcaatattaaattttttttgtactgCTGAACTTATAACAGTGTTAATAagacatatattaaaatgtaaagttttattacgGATTTATAGAATGGACTATGTCAGTTGTCAAAACAGACAGTTGAAGCAAAATTTAGCGTTGTTATTGTGTCATCATATGTCAAATATTGCTTTACgagaatttgaatttggaacataACTCTCATTTGAAGGATCATACTGGTTTACCAAATTGTGGTGCGAGTAAGGATATTTTTATGGATATTTTAGTACTTAATCGGTTTAATTAGATAGTGTTTGGGACCTGTCGGAAATTATCGAAGTGAAATTTAAACATTCCGAATTGCAACGAGTGCATTCCATTTAATGAGATTGACTTATGGCCTCTGGCGGGGATTATTGTTAtcataaaagattttatttatttattttgtgtacttatgtatagTGATATACAAATATCTATTGTGGTGCGATAGTGAATTTTACAAATGTTTAATGCatgtacaaattaatatatttttacatttcactattcaatattttattatggcaAAGCCTAAATGTGATGAccggaattaaaaattttccgtttctatttattttctacgCATATGATGCAAGTCCACGACTATACTTAATGTACAAGTTGatttttgttgttattttatttatattctaaaatGGGATATCGTACTTAAGTGGTCCGTGAATCATGATTTAGTTGAAAGTATAAGGAATCCACACGTATGGTGAGGCGAATAGCTAGAAGAATTTCTACATCCCTATCTAGCGCTTTTACCGCTATCTAGCGGAATCTTGTGTTAAAATTCAGTGTCAAGACTGAATGTCACTCTTGGATTTGTCAGCGCTTAAATAACTTAGCGACCAATCTAGCGCTTTAGAACCTTAGCGGTGAGTTATTAAGAAACAGCGGATCTGTTTTCTTGGGCTTTGTTTAgcgtttaatttaatgtttaaatctAGCACTTTTTTCGACTTTCGTATTTGCAGTTCAGCTAGGCAACACTTCAGCCGTTCTCTTCATTCACCAAAGAAAGTTTAGCGCTGAGTTATAGATAAACAGCACAGCACATAATCAGTGCCTTTTAAAGCACTGTTTTAAAGCGCTACATTAGAATTTAGCGCtgacttttacttttttactttcGTATTTTTAGTTGGCAACACTGCCGCTTTTCCCTTCATTCGCCTCACTATTCAGCGAGTGTGTTGACGCTCTGTAATTTATTGCTCAATACTTTCAAGGCTCAAGGAGTGGGTTCAATTCGGTGCAAGCGATTCGCACAAAATTATCATGTAACATtgtaattcgtgctttttggtGCACCTATATATATACCCTCGTAGGTATTTCGAAttggtaatttaaaactacttaATATAAGCGATATAACagctattaataattattgcgcCAAATGTGCTCAACagagaaatattttatgcaaattatttattagagaaaatttaagatatttaaatgttatcagattaatatattatttatgagttCTAATGCAGTTATACAATCACTCTATAGTCTATTGAAGTTCTAAacattccatttttaattaagattgtATTGACTGCATTGGGGTTAGTTTCGGTACTTGCAGGTGAGTTTTGGCTTACAAAACATTCCTTATAGTATAAACGATAAGTACTTAATATCGGTTGTGGTCTTGCCTGTTAAGTTAACGAAATCGTTTAGATGGAACTGAAATTGTTAACCAACGAAGTGTCTATTGTCTTtacgtttaaataaaatactgttaaaacgaaatcattaatttaaaacttaaacatcTACCCTCACACTGACTTTTACTGACATTTGATCGCATCTATAAGTTATTGTTAGCCTACTTAATCGTGTCAATTGTTTATGAAGGATTTTAATAACAGTATTTTGTTTAGATgtcattgttttgttttaaatgctATTAGTGTAAGAGCCGCAGCGCGCGGTGACGTCCAAAGGACCTAGTGAGTTACCTGATGGAACaacacatatttattatttattatatagatacaTTTATCCTCTTTGTTGATTTTGTTGTAGACTTGATGTTTTTCGGTCCCTACCGTCGCGCCGTGGCTTAGCTTAGGGAAGTTTACCAATAGATGGTAACCCCATTGGGCGCCTTCACTTAATCCGTCCACGTCTAAAGATAGATATTGCCTTTACTATTTAATagagataatatatttataagagtTAGATAAGAACAGATAagtgaaaatatttacaaataacaaGAGGTTTAATTAGTTTAGAGAATTGAAGGTAGGCTTCGATTTTTGGATGTTGCGGTTTTGATGTAAATGCTTTATCGTGTGGTAGTTTCTTAGTTGTCGTGATTGAACATTGTCAATTTATTACGATACAGAGCAGTATTTAAATCATCCAATATATAAGTCAAACGTGAGttaaatataagatttttgGCCTTGATTTTTCAATTGTTACACTGTGACTTACATCtttaacatttgaaaaattggCCCTCAATTTGTAATTAAGTGCATATGAGAATGTAGTGTATTAGCGGGGGCAAGAAAGCAATTTTCAAAGAAAAGAACACAGagtaatatttcaaatagatTAAGACTTGTACGAATATAATTAGCTCTTATGCTATGTTTTCTTGTCTCTGACACTATGGTTTTACTACATTCCATACTTTTTGACCTGAAATTGATGCCTTTAATGGGCCTGTAGGCTAGAATTGAGTTTAATTACGttcattcattttattcaTAGACGTATCGTAGAATAGCAGTCCTCACCTTAATACCAAAATACAGCTTaccaacattttttttttttgttttagttgtTATGTGTGTAACAATGTAGTTAAGAATAAAACATTACGGTAGGTAGATGGAGAAGATCGTTGATATTTTGCTGTTAAATTTATTgcgttataatatattaatcttatttctaattattaacgtACTAATAAGTTAGAGGGGATAAAATTTATGAGAAACCAACTTTGTAACCTGAGTGATAGTAAATGATATCATAGAAGATTGTGCCTTAGatcagtaataaattaaattgtttcgaaatttatattaaagagtATTTAGATGTGTGTGTTAAACTGTTCTCACAGATATATTTACACAAAGttcaatgttatttatttatatagcgCAATATTTGCAAATGGCTGTTTAGCTTGTTTTTATGGTAAAGTTTATTTGCAGTTGTGAATGTCATCttgttacaaaatattgtcTAGGTTTTAAAAGGATTGGTACTTATTACcgaatattgtaatttatttacttataataaaataatttggtaAAGGGTCTAATAAAATATGAGATAAAATggtggtttttatttattgtggaAGTAAATGAAGTTTTAGATACAATGCAACACAAATTATCTGTATTTCATTGCATCCAATCTGTAAAGTTATAAGGACCCAGCTCTGACGGGATAGACAGAAGTCATAGTAGCAATAAGTCTAGTAGGTATCTTACCTTTTAAAGGGCTGCAGGGTCACACTGCAAGTGTTACTGATGCCATTGTCACTAATATTGCCGGAAGGTGCGAGTGCAATGCATGAAATCAGAACGCTCTTTTCTCGACACTAAGTCGCATCTGTAATTACTGAACAGTTTTAAAAGGATTCTAGGGCTGTTTTTTATGGGATGGTACAAACGAGAAGgcatttagaaataaatgctTAAGGGAATGTTACGCTCTAAAACtcctatcaaataaaatacgtattttaaatatcaatgtatcgtaaattagtattataaaCTATATCACAGATcatgatataaaatataacctGTTCTTTTACCATTTACAAAACAGCACTTTACCTGTTGACGGTAAATTGTCAGTTTCGTCGGTTTAATTTGACAGTAGAGTTGTTGACCCAAAAAAGTTTTGACTAAACTTTTtgtaaagttattaattaataatt
The Pieris napi chromosome 17, ilPieNapi1.2, whole genome shotgun sequence DNA segment above includes these coding regions:
- the LOC125057731 gene encoding zinc finger protein ztf-16 isoform X2, which translates into the protein MSSKGETEADSGTVSPNTLPVKNEPVAAPSKETPKRNNSTLLKCTTCNSFSTLSTRALNTHMAQCSPDNNNVASAQNNDARPHRKLFECDVCNMKFSNGANMRRHKMRHTGVKPYECRVCQKRFFRKDHLAEHFTTHTKSLPYHCPICNRGFQRQIAMRAHFQNEHVGQHDLVKTCPLCSYRAPTMKSLRVHFFNRHGIDLDNPGPGNTSVSLLAAGIANAAYGDGTMDPSTLNALGALGSGLSVSVAAAYSDSGDSNGERSVDNATPPMHYLTPHVEISMADNNETFSPGQTSHMGNSDARVNGEGPSSPQSGDSAVASSSLSAGLPTNITPSITLIPIKQARASPSEGGVITSTHGDALLPSSLVCTFCSITFPDSTLYFLHKGCHCDSNPWKCNICGEQCCNVYEFNSHLLSKSHQ
- the LOC125057731 gene encoding zinc finger protein ztf-16 isoform X1, coding for MSSKGETEADSGTVSPNTLPVKNEPVAAPSKETPKRNNSTLLKCTTCNSFSTLSTRALNTHMAQCSPDNNNVASAQNNDARPHRKLFECDVCNMKFSNGANMRRHKMRHTGVKPYECRVCQKRFFRKDHLAEHFTTHTKSLPYHCPICNRGFQRQIAMRAHFQNEHVGQHDLVKTCPLCSYRAPTMKSLRVHFFNRHGIDLDNPGPGNTSVSLLAAGIANAAYGDGTMDPSTLNALGALGSGLSVSVAAAYSDSGDSNGERSVDNATPPMHYLTPHVEISMADNNETFSPGQTSHMGNSDARVNGEGPSSPQSGDSAVASSSLSAGLPTNITPSITLIPIKQEPNAEENAGEDGNGEKRDVKSSLNSLIKVSPLKSLLREDLRRRISARGRSRGSNARASPSEGGVITSTHGDALLPSSLVCTFCSITFPDSTLYFLHKGCHCDSNPWKCNICGEQCCNVYEFNSHLLSKSHQ
- the LOC125057731 gene encoding zinc finger protein ehn-3 isoform X3, whose protein sequence is MAQCSPDNNNVASAQNNDARPHRKLFECDVCNMKFSNGANMRRHKMRHTGVKPYECRVCQKRFFRKDHLAEHFTTHTKSLPYHCPICNRGFQRQIAMRAHFQNEHVGQHDLVKTCPLCSYRAPTMKSLRVHFFNRHGIDLDNPGPGNTSVSLLAAGIANAAYGDGTMDPSTLNALGALGSGLSVSVAAAYSDSGDSNGERSVDNATPPMHYLTPHVEISMADNNETFSPGQTSHMGNSDARVNGEGPSSPQSGDSAVASSSLSAGLPTNITPSITLIPIKQEPNAEENAGEDGNGEKRDVKSSLNSLIKVSPLKSLLREDLRRRISARGRSRGSNARASPSEGGVITSTHGDALLPSSLVCTFCSITFPDSTLYFLHKGCHCDSNPWKCNICGEQCCNVYEFNSHLLSKSHQ